The Oculatellaceae cyanobacterium genome contains a region encoding:
- a CDS encoding methyl-accepting chemotaxis protein: MFNFNNLKLKQRILWGYSVPLFLTIAATSVVIFNANKVERQSQATDKGWYLVRDTDRLELLLHARQANVRAYLLSQNPEYSTRYTESVKDYNAMVKSLEKAVTFSTPEQAVRLEKLKILGQQISKINFGLIALVKAGKRDEAIKQFSQSNLLPLIDEALTVFKALNETEDQLQAQREKEAVVAMQSLNIAAIGGVLATTILAILIGLWIANKITEKINQSIAVVVSSSSEIAATTEQHERSANQQAAAVNQTSTTMDELNASSQQAAEQAESSTLGARAIADQVVRLSEQTKQISLITNLVGEIANQTNMLALNAAVEAARAGEHGKGFAVVAAEIRKLADQSKKSTEKINNLVADIQSLTDASIVDVGDGQRVESIVTAVNNIVTNSQRISLTAKQQAVAVQQVVAAMNYLSEGAVQTASGISQTKVGIQRLNQAAQDIQTVV; encoded by the coding sequence ATGTTTAATTTCAATAATTTGAAGCTCAAGCAACGCATTTTGTGGGGTTATTCAGTTCCTTTATTTTTGACAATAGCAGCGACTTCTGTAGTAATTTTCAACGCGAATAAAGTAGAAAGACAATCTCAGGCAACTGACAAAGGATGGTATTTAGTTAGAGATACAGATCGCTTAGAACTATTGTTGCACGCCAGACAAGCAAATGTGAGAGCTTATTTGCTTAGTCAAAATCCAGAATATTCTACACGGTATACGGAAAGTGTTAAAGATTATAACGCAATGGTCAAGTCTTTAGAAAAGGCTGTTACCTTTTCTACGCCGGAACAAGCTGTACGTTTGGAAAAGCTCAAAATACTCGGACAACAAATTTCTAAAATTAATTTTGGATTAATTGCTTTAGTTAAAGCAGGTAAGAGAGATGAAGCAATTAAGCAATTTTCTCAAAGCAACCTACTTCCTCTAATTGATGAAGCACTAACAGTTTTTAAAGCTTTAAATGAGACAGAAGATCAGCTTCAGGCTCAACGCGAAAAAGAAGCTGTTGTTGCGATGCAATCATTAAATATTGCAGCGATAGGGGGTGTATTAGCTACAACTATATTGGCAATCTTGATTGGTTTATGGATTGCTAATAAAATTACTGAGAAAATTAATCAAAGCATTGCTGTGGTTGTTAGTTCTTCCTCGGAAATTGCCGCAACTACAGAACAGCATGAGCGCAGTGCTAATCAACAAGCGGCTGCGGTTAATCAAACTAGCACGACAATGGATGAATTAAATGCTTCATCGCAACAAGCAGCAGAGCAAGCTGAATCTTCTACATTAGGTGCAAGAGCGATCGCAGATCAAGTAGTACGTTTGAGCGAACAAACAAAACAAATCAGCTTAATTACTAACTTGGTGGGAGAAATTGCCAATCAAACTAATATGCTAGCTCTAAATGCAGCCGTAGAAGCTGCTCGTGCTGGCGAACATGGTAAAGGTTTTGCCGTTGTAGCTGCTGAAATTCGTAAACTTGCGGATCAAAGTAAAAAGTCAACCGAAAAAATTAATAATTTGGTAGCAGATATTCAAAGCCTTACCGATGCCAGCATAGTAGATGTTGGTGACGGTCAAAGAGTTGAAAGTATTGTCACTGCTGTCAATAATATTGTTACGAACTCTCAACGCATCTCACTAACTGCAAAACAACAAGCAGTTGCAGTTCAGCAAGTCGTTGCAGCAATGAACTATCTCAGCGAAGGCGCGGTACAGACGGCTAGTGGAATTAGTCAAACCAAAGTAGGAATTCAAAGATTAAATCAAGCAGCGCAAGATATTCAAACAGTTGTTTAA
- a CDS encoding aromatic ring-hydroxylating dioxygenase subunit alpha — MKIFNNWDIVAKGWYIACPSRDIPKGKAKSLEICGQRIVLFRGEDGKVRALDAYCPHMGTDLGIGKVDGNMIRCFFHHWAFDEQGKCQDIPCQTAIPREAHTQSYATEEKYDFIWVYPEANALNPVAEFDELKGKQIVTIPDKPLERSCHHHICMMNGIDAQHLRTVHNIDINMDLFLNHNQLGNIIDFTLKGELPKTTFKERIGRKILGANYEYSMRYADGCIGLLTIMKNVRILPSLHMIFAYTPIVEGKTRIQPIYVAEKRKGILGWLLTRLFLLLTKMAYYMLRDEDGQIYDNIRFNTNLLLSIDAPIIKYMNYANQLEPSKWSREVKTGE; from the coding sequence ATGAAGATCTTCAACAATTGGGATATTGTCGCTAAAGGCTGGTACATCGCTTGCCCTAGCCGCGACATTCCTAAAGGCAAGGCAAAATCTCTAGAAATTTGTGGACAGAGAATAGTTTTATTTCGTGGCGAGGATGGCAAAGTAAGGGCTTTAGATGCCTATTGTCCCCACATGGGAACCGATTTAGGCATCGGTAAAGTTGATGGCAATATGATTAGATGTTTTTTTCATCATTGGGCATTTGATGAGCAGGGTAAATGCCAAGATATACCTTGTCAAACAGCTATTCCTAGAGAAGCTCACACTCAATCTTATGCTACCGAAGAAAAATATGATTTTATTTGGGTTTATCCAGAAGCAAACGCTTTAAATCCTGTGGCGGAATTTGACGAACTTAAAGGTAAGCAAATTGTCACAATTCCTGACAAACCCCTAGAACGGAGTTGCCATCATCATATTTGTATGATGAATGGCATTGATGCTCAACACTTGCGAACAGTCCACAATATAGATATCAATATGGATTTGTTCTTAAATCACAATCAATTAGGTAATATTATTGATTTTACACTCAAAGGAGAACTACCTAAAACTACATTTAAAGAGCGCATAGGTAGGAAAATACTCGGTGCTAATTATGAATACTCAATGAGATATGCAGACGGTTGTATAGGGCTGTTAACAATTATGAAAAATGTGCGAATTCTGCCTTCGTTACACATGATTTTTGCCTATACTCCTATAGTTGAAGGTAAAACTCGCATTCAACCTATTTATGTAGCAGAAAAGAGAAAAGGTATTTTAGGCTGGTTATTAACTAGGCTATTTTTACTACTAACTAAGATGGCATACTATATGTTAAGAGATGAAGATGGGCAAATTTACGACAATATTCGCTTTAACACAAACTTGCTTTTAAGTATTGATGCGCCGATTATTAAATATATGAATTATGCCAATCAACTTGAGCCATCAAAATGGTCGCGAGAAGTGAAGACTGGCGAGTAA
- a CDS encoding leucine-rich repeat domain-containing protein, translating into MKLTGATNNTFSSIVNSVKTIAAKLPLKVVVASALLIGVTGSMAMDSFVLTAPSYAKTASKTKVRKAKKRVIAKKPVIAKKRVIAKKPVIAKKPVIAIDTPKAQSEVKFKDTKLETAIKQQVNIPQSRRLTLETLQGIESLNASDAGITSLEGIQALRNLTALYLNNNKISDVKPLAALTNLNRLDLVNNPISDVKPLARLTNLTVLDLRLNPISDVKPLAGLTNLTDLTLVNNKISDVKPLAGLTNLTNLNLQYNPISDVKPLAGLTNITVLYLNNNQISDVKPLVGLTNLNMLSLDNNQISDVKPLASLTNLNNLNLQYNQISDVKPLAGLTNLNGLNLESNQIRDVKPLAGLTNLTGLSLSGNPISNCQALPQKLRGGCL; encoded by the coding sequence ATGAAACTTACAGGCGCTACCAATAATACTTTTTCTTCTATTGTTAATTCTGTTAAAACCATTGCTGCTAAACTACCTCTTAAAGTTGTTGTCGCTTCAGCATTATTAATCGGCGTAACTGGGAGTATGGCGATGGATTCCTTCGTACTTACTGCACCAAGCTATGCCAAAACTGCTTCTAAAACCAAAGTTCGTAAAGCTAAAAAGCGAGTTATAGCCAAGAAACCAGTTATAGCTAAAAAGCGAGTTATAGCTAAGAAACCAGTTATAGCCAAGAAACCAGTTATAGCTATAGATACACCGAAGGCTCAGAGCGAAGTTAAATTTAAGGATACTAAGTTGGAAACTGCGATTAAGCAGCAGGTAAATATTCCCCAGAGCAGGCGGTTAACGTTAGAAACCCTGCAAGGTATAGAAAGTTTAAATGCCAGTGATGCAGGAATAACGTCATTAGAGGGAATTCAAGCACTTCGTAATCTAACTGCTCTGTACTTAAATAACAACAAAATCAGTGATGTGAAACCACTGGCGGCTTTGACTAATCTCAATAGGCTGGACTTGGTTAACAACCCAATTAGCGATGTGAAACCGCTAGCGCGTTTAACTAATCTGACTGTGCTGGACTTGAGGCTCAACCCAATTAGTGATGTGAAACCACTAGCAGGTTTGACTAATCTGACTGATCTGACGTTGGTTAACAACAAAATTAGTGATGTGAAACCACTAGCGGGTTTGACTAATCTGACTAATCTGAACTTGCAGTACAACCCAATTAGTGATGTGAAACCACTAGCAGGTTTGACTAATATAACTGTGCTGTACTTGAATAACAACCAAATCAGTGATGTGAAACCACTGGTGGGTTTGACTAATCTAAATATGCTGTCCTTGGATAATAACCAAATCAGTGATGTGAAACCACTGGCGAGTTTGACTAATCTCAATAATCTGAACTTGCAGTACAACCAAATCAGTGATGTGAAACCACTGGCGGGTTTGACTAATCTCAATGGGCTGAACTTGGAAAGCAACCAAATCCGCGATGTGAAACCACTGGCGGGTTTGACTAATCTTACTGGGCTATCGTTGAGTGGTAACCCAATTTCTAACTGCCAAGCATTACCCCAAAAACTTCGTGGCGGCTGTCTTTGA
- a CDS encoding hybrid sensor histidine kinase/response regulator, producing MFIDDDEMRQIFKDVSEERLQKLDEGLLHLEKNTSDEGKFNDLLREAHSLKGDANMLGVTDVGTLAHKMEDILAGIRRGNTKLTPEISDRLYQGLDAIRKLVHEAVTGEASGIDLSQTLAYLTGATVQDTASKASKQIETPVVVEAVAANLPVEIREVPNLQVDNHFSSEPVLKHIQNLPKIEPIPLSTNVITNHIADTNSVIVPNIIHEQEKQEVASTGTYKIETIRVETKKLDTLMTQAGELTVSKIRIAHRLNEIEEIVALWEDWSRDAFVNRFAFQQTEQNQSKSYLNNNSRINIQNYHRRAEERLERLGTLLNTLKGATSEDNARLETVATELEEGIRTLRLLPLSNIFNLFPRMVRDLAKQQDKEVNLIIEGGDTRADKRILEEMKDPLMHMIRNAIDHGIETSAERESLGKPRTATLRLKGYQTASSIGIELIDDGRGLDIESIKQTAVKRGINRPEELATMTPAQIQALIFAPGFSTRAFVTEVSGRGVGLDVVRTNVERLKGTIHVESTPGKGTTFRLQLASTLATAHVLIIEVDNISYAIPVEFVQTTSLVKQHDIFSIEGRDTIILDNQPVSMVWLSDLLEVSSTVVNKKLTDSQQLPCIILKVGQERLGVIVNALLDEQDVVLKPQSKLLKRIRNISGATILGTGEVCMVLNPQDLLKSVRGKTVSVSPQISVGQVTGKQKILLVEDSITIRTQEKRILESAGYEVVTAVDGLDGYDKLRVNYFDAVISDVEMPRLDGLSLTEKIRQHKEFSEIPVILVTSLAKDEDKKRGAEAGANAYITKGNFNQQLLLDTLKRLV from the coding sequence ATGTTTATTGATGATGATGAAATGCGGCAAATATTCAAAGATGTTAGCGAAGAACGCTTACAAAAATTGGATGAAGGATTGCTGCATTTAGAAAAGAATACATCAGATGAAGGCAAATTCAATGATTTGCTACGGGAAGCACACAGCTTAAAAGGTGATGCCAATATGTTGGGTGTCACAGATGTTGGCACTCTAGCTCATAAGATGGAAGATATTTTAGCTGGTATTAGGCGAGGTAATACTAAGCTTACCCCAGAAATTAGCGATCGCCTTTATCAAGGATTAGATGCTATCCGCAAATTAGTCCACGAAGCTGTTACAGGAGAAGCATCTGGTATTGACCTATCTCAAACATTAGCTTATTTAACGGGTGCTACTGTTCAAGATACTGCTAGCAAAGCTTCAAAACAAATAGAAACACCAGTAGTTGTTGAAGCAGTAGCAGCAAATTTACCTGTTGAAATTAGAGAAGTCCCAAATCTTCAAGTAGATAATCATTTTTCATCTGAACCTGTATTAAAACATATTCAAAACTTACCTAAAATTGAACCAATTCCTCTCAGTACTAATGTCATCACAAACCATATAGCAGATACAAATTCTGTTATAGTACCTAACATTATTCATGAACAAGAAAAACAAGAAGTAGCTTCTACGGGAACGTATAAAATTGAAACTATTCGAGTTGAAACCAAAAAATTAGACACACTAATGACGCAAGCGGGTGAGCTAACTGTTAGCAAAATCAGAATTGCTCATCGCCTCAACGAAATTGAAGAAATAGTAGCACTATGGGAAGACTGGAGCAGAGACGCTTTTGTTAATCGCTTTGCCTTCCAACAAACTGAGCAAAATCAATCTAAGAGTTACTTAAATAATAATTCACGCATTAACATTCAAAATTATCATCGTCGTGCTGAAGAGAGATTAGAGCGACTAGGAACTTTACTCAACACCTTAAAAGGTGCTACCTCTGAAGATAATGCTAGATTAGAAACAGTTGCTACGGAATTAGAGGAAGGAATTAGGACACTACGATTATTACCTTTATCTAATATCTTTAATTTGTTTCCCAGGATGGTACGCGATCTTGCTAAACAGCAAGATAAAGAAGTGAATTTAATCATTGAAGGAGGAGATACCCGCGCCGATAAACGGATTTTAGAAGAAATGAAAGATCCACTTATGCACATGATTCGCAATGCGATCGATCATGGTATTGAAACATCAGCAGAACGAGAAAGTTTAGGAAAGCCACGCACAGCAACACTACGTTTAAAGGGTTATCAAACTGCTAGCAGTATCGGAATTGAATTAATAGATGATGGACGCGGTTTAGATATCGAAAGTATAAAACAAACTGCGGTTAAACGGGGTATTAATCGACCAGAAGAACTTGCAACCATGACCCCGGCTCAAATCCAAGCACTAATCTTTGCTCCTGGGTTTTCTACCCGTGCATTTGTTACTGAAGTTTCTGGGAGAGGCGTAGGACTAGATGTAGTCCGTACAAATGTAGAGCGTCTTAAAGGTACTATTCATGTAGAATCTACGCCAGGAAAAGGAACTACTTTCCGGCTTCAATTAGCCTCAACTCTGGCAACAGCCCATGTGTTAATTATAGAGGTAGACAATATATCTTATGCTATTCCAGTTGAATTTGTTCAAACTACTTCATTGGTAAAACAGCACGATATTTTTTCAATTGAAGGTCGCGATACGATTATCTTAGATAATCAACCAGTTTCAATGGTCTGGTTATCAGATCTTTTAGAAGTATCATCTACAGTTGTCAATAAAAAGCTAACTGACTCGCAACAGCTACCCTGTATTATCCTCAAAGTTGGTCAAGAACGTTTAGGAGTAATTGTCAATGCTTTATTAGATGAACAAGATGTAGTTCTTAAACCACAAAGTAAGTTACTCAAGCGCATCCGTAATATTTCTGGCGCTACAATTTTGGGAACAGGGGAAGTATGTATGGTTTTAAATCCCCAGGATTTGCTAAAGTCTGTACGCGGAAAAACTGTGTCAGTTAGCCCTCAAATATCAGTTGGACAGGTAACAGGCAAACAGAAAATTTTGTTGGTAGAAGATTCTATTACCATCCGCACGCAAGAAAAGCGCATTTTGGAAAGTGCTGGTTATGAAGTTGTAACAGCAGTAGATGGATTAGATGGTTATGATAAATTACGAGTCAATTATTTTGATGCTGTAATTTCTGATGTAGAAATGCCTCGTTTAGATGGCTTATCCTTAACAGAAAAGATTCGCCAGCACAAAGAGTTTAGTGAAATCCCTGTAATTTTAGTGACATCTTTAGCTAAAGATGAAGATAAAAAGAGAGGTGCAGAAGCAGGAGCAAATGCTTATATTACCAAAGGTAATTTTAATCAACAGTTGTTGCTAGATACTTTAAAAAGGTTAGTTTAG